Below is a genomic region from Desulfuromonadales bacterium.
GACGCCGCCTCCAACGTCCTTGAATTGCACCCCGAAACCCATCGGCAGACGTTCGGCCGGACGGGGGTCCCCGACGTTGACCCAAACCACCCGCCCTGCCAATTGCACCAGTTTGTCGTTGTGGGGCAGGGTGAAAGTCAGGGTTATTTCGGACTCCGGCGAGATGTTCACGTCCTCGGTGGTCACGAACAGGCCGTTCTGGCTTATGTCGACGCTGGATCCGGAAATGGTGCGCCGATCAACCTTGGCCGAAACCCGGGTGCGATACTCAAAACGCGGGAGCCTGCTGACTGGGCTGTTCCCAGGCTTGTCGTTGTTGTCCAGCGGGCATACAGTGTTTTTCTGCAAATAGCGTACGAAGGCTTCGACGATCCGGGGTTCGAAATGGCTGCCGGATTCGCCTCTCAGCGTCTGTAGCGCTTCTTCGGTGGACATCGGGTCGCGATAATGGCGCTTGGAGGTGATGGCCTCGTAAAAGTCCGCGACAGCCAGGATGCGTGCCCCCAGCGGAATATCATTGCCCTTCAGGGCGTTGGGATAGCCGGTGCCGTCCCACCGTTCGTGGTGTGAGCCGGTAATGGCCGGGATTTCCTTGTTGATTCCCTGGAACGGAACCTTCTCCAGGATTTCCCTGGTTTTGGCCGGGTGAGTGTTGATGATGGCCCGCTCGGAGTCCGTCAGTGGACCGTCCTTTTTCAGGATAGAGTCCGGCACGCCGATCTTGCCGTAATCGTGCAGGAGGGCCGCGGTGCGGATCATCTGGCAGTATTCTTCCGACATCCCCAGTTCCTTGGCGATACCGCCGGCATATTCGGTTACGACCTGTGAGTGGCCAGCAGTCAGAAAATCCCGGGCGTCGATCGAATCGGCCAGTATGCTGAGGGTGCTTTCGAAGGTCGCGGCCTGGGTTTCCAGGAGCTGCGCGTTGTAGATGCTGATGCCGATAACCGGAGCGATGCCCATGAGCAGGCTGACATCGCTCTGGACCAGTGGGCGCTTTGATTTTAGGTTGTCGACCGCGAGGACGCCGATCGCCTTCCCCTTGAGGATGATAGGGCAGCACAGAAAAGACCTGATGCCGAGGGCCTTGGTGAATTCGAGCGACTTGGCAGTCATCTGGTTCTGGATTTCCGCGATGTCGTTGATGAGGAAAGGTTTTTTCTGGTGAAAGGCGACGACGAAGGGACCACGCCCTTGTGGGTTGTCCAGGCGGAAAGAGGTCGTCCTGAGCAATTTCAGGTGGGTGTCCGTGTAGCCGAACGCCCCGCGTATAACGAGGCGTTGCGTCTTTTCATCAGCCAGCAGCACAAGACCGCGGTCGAAGTCTAGGCGGTTTTCCAGGATATGGATAACTGAATGAATGACCTCGTCGGTCGACAGTTTGCTGCTGATGGCCTGACCGATTTCCTGGGCCAGCAGGAGGTTCTTGTAGTTGGCGTTGATCTGCTCACTGAGCTGCTCGGTGGACCCCCAGAGATTGCTCATGGCCTGAATCACTTCGTTGCGCCGGACCCGTTCGGCTATCAGGCTGGCTGCCAGGACGATGCTTGCCCCGATCGGCAGGCTGTAAATCAGCGAGGCGACTCCCAGTCTGGCCAGTGCTGCGGCAATTGCCAGTCCGACCAGCAGGGCCGTCACGTTGCGGATGGTGCGCACGGTCATGGCAAAAGTTGGCTTCCATGAGACGTGATACCGGCACACCTCCCCCCCCTTGAACATGCACTCAGGGTGATCGATTTTCGGCAAGCCGAGGTTGAAAACCGTAACGATGGCTTCAAAAAAGCCGATCCGGTTTTCGCACTGGTACGGTTTCTCATTCACGCCGGGGCGGGTCTTGACAACAATTTCAACCCGGTTGTCTTTCAGATCATGCGCTGAATAGTCGCTCGACCTCACAAAGTTTTTGGTCGCTTTCCCAATGATTGCAAAAGCCTTGTGCGGTCCGAGCAGCCCCATGGTGTACTGGCGCATCACTCCGAGGGTGTTGGGTGCGGCCGCATAACGGCCGGCTTCCCGGGCAATGAATTCGTTGCCCGTCAACTGAACGGCCATTTCATGGAATCGGTCGACCTGGTCCTGGGTGAACCAGTGCCCCTGGTCGGCCACTTCATAGGGCTCCATCTCGGCGTAGGCCAGGATGTTCCCGGTGGGAACCTCCGGGTAGCGGGTCTTGATGAGCTTGAG
It encodes:
- a CDS encoding HD domain-containing phosphohydrolase, whose translation is MADQGHWFTQDQVDRFHEMAVQLTGNEFIAREAGRYAAAPNTLGVMRQYTMGLLGPHKAFAIIGKATKNFVRSSDYSAHDLKDNRVEIVVKTRPGVNEKPYQCENRIGFFEAIVTVFNLGLPKIDHPECMFKGGEVCRYHVSWKPTFAMTVRTIRNVTALLVGLAIAAALARLGVASLIYSLPIGASIVLAASLIAERVRRNEVIQAMSNLWGSTEQLSEQINANYKNLLLAQEIGQAISSKLSTDEVIHSVIHILENRLDFDRGLVLLADEKTQRLVIRGAFGYTDTHLKLLRTTSFRLDNPQGRGPFVVAFHQKKPFLINDIAEIQNQMTAKSLEFTKALGIRSFLCCPIILKGKAIGVLAVDNLKSKRPLVQSDVSLLMGIAPVIGISIYNAQLLETQAATFESTLSILADSIDARDFLTAGHSQVVTEYAGGIAKELGMSEEYCQMIRTAALLHDYGKIGVPDSILKKDGPLTDSERAIINTHPAKTREILEKVPFQGINKEIPAITGSHHERWDGTGYPNALKGNDIPLGARILAVADFYEAITSKRHYRDPMSTEEALQTLRGESGSHFEPRIVEAFVRYLQKNTVCPLDNNDKPGNSPVSRLPRFEYRTRVSAKVDRRTISGSSVDISQNGLFVTTEDVNISPESEITLTFTLPHNDKLVQLAGRVVWVNVGDPRPAERLPMGFGVQFKDVGGGVQRALRHYVETGLHRANRSLQFN